The Pseudosulfitobacter pseudonitzschiae genome includes a region encoding these proteins:
- a CDS encoding MlaD family protein, whose translation MSDPTPQTPDTVPIHEGKPAFWERISLIWLIPVMALVVALGAAWNNYNSQGPLIAISFENAAGVKAGETELRYRDIRVGLVETVGFSDDLKQVRVGVRIAKEMTDFVDAESVFWVVRPEVTAQGVTGLDTVLSGVYIQGSWDGTPGGFQTEFKGLSTEPLLGMDNEGITFTLRSADSLPTADTPILYKGLQVGQVATAEINADGTGVTASAVIYEPYTTLVSSGTRFWDVSGFSFTLGTAGAQLNFDSFASLISGGITFETMGSGGKGLSENAVFELFASEEAARNDFLVDGDGESASVPLTMIFEENLPGLSSGAPVEMGGLRVGEVVSLTGLVDTERFGDDNVRLLTTMHINPSRIGLGEDAGSAELFDFLARRVEGGMRGQLTNASLLTGSLKIRLIDVADAPEGTLDRTADPYPIVPTTEAAITDVATSAQGVLQRVNDLPVEEVMQSAISFLDNATALVGSQALQEAPEELRGILTATRGVVESDDVQAMPGQVAGVLKDLEQISAKLNTIVTKIEREGVVDQLIGAIASVETAANSLPEIVDQASAILDDAGEVSLKTLADRTSALLASADALVNQPSTRALPQELNDALEQLTLTLEELREGGLVDSANATLASTRDAASAVEEATKLLPDIATQLRNVANQAGATLSNYGRESAFSRETSAALRQIEAAASAIERLARAIERNPNSLILGR comes from the coding sequence ATGTCCGACCCGACCCCACAGACCCCCGACACCGTTCCCATCCATGAGGGCAAACCCGCCTTCTGGGAACGGATTTCGTTGATCTGGCTGATCCCTGTCATGGCGCTGGTTGTCGCGCTGGGGGCTGCGTGGAACAATTACAACAGTCAGGGTCCGCTGATCGCCATCAGCTTCGAGAATGCCGCGGGCGTCAAGGCGGGCGAAACCGAATTGCGGTATCGCGACATCCGCGTGGGCTTGGTCGAAACGGTGGGATTCAGCGACGACCTGAAACAGGTGCGTGTCGGCGTTCGCATTGCCAAGGAGATGACCGATTTTGTGGACGCGGAATCGGTGTTCTGGGTCGTGCGCCCCGAGGTCACGGCACAGGGAGTGACGGGCCTCGATACGGTGCTGTCGGGTGTTTATATCCAAGGGTCATGGGATGGCACACCCGGCGGGTTTCAAACCGAATTCAAGGGTCTTTCAACAGAACCGCTGCTGGGCATGGACAACGAAGGCATCACATTCACCCTGCGCTCGGCCGACAGCCTGCCCACGGCAGACACGCCCATCCTGTACAAAGGGTTGCAGGTGGGTCAGGTCGCCACTGCCGAGATCAACGCCGACGGGACAGGGGTGACGGCCTCGGCTGTGATCTATGAACCCTATACCACGCTGGTTTCCAGCGGGACGCGCTTTTGGGATGTGTCAGGCTTTTCCTTCACGCTGGGCACGGCCGGTGCGCAGCTGAACTTTGACAGCTTCGCCTCGCTTATCTCGGGTGGGATCACCTTCGAGACCATGGGCTCGGGCGGCAAGGGACTGTCGGAAAACGCGGTCTTTGAACTGTTCGCCAGCGAAGAAGCCGCGCGCAACGATTTCCTTGTCGACGGCGACGGCGAAAGCGCAAGTGTGCCACTGACGATGATCTTTGAAGAAAACCTGCCCGGCCTCAGTTCCGGGGCACCGGTCGAAATGGGCGGGCTGCGCGTGGGCGAAGTGGTGTCACTTACGGGGCTGGTTGATACGGAACGCTTTGGCGACGACAACGTGCGGCTGCTGACCACGATGCACATCAACCCCAGCCGGATCGGGCTGGGTGAAGACGCGGGAAGCGCCGAGTTGTTTGACTTCCTCGCACGGCGCGTCGAGGGGGGGATGCGCGGGCAGCTGACCAATGCCTCATTGCTCACAGGCTCATTGAAAATCCGTCTGATCGACGTGGCAGATGCACCCGAAGGCACACTTGACCGGACGGCTGACCCCTATCCCATCGTGCCCACGACCGAGGCGGCCATCACCGATGTCGCGACCTCGGCGCAGGGCGTGCTGCAACGGGTCAACGATCTGCCCGTCGAAGAGGTCATGCAATCGGCCATCAGCTTCCTTGACAACGCCACGGCTCTTGTCGGTTCGCAAGCGCTGCAAGAGGCCCCCGAAGAACTGCGCGGCATCCTGACTGCGACACGCGGTGTGGTAGAAAGTGACGATGTTCAGGCAATGCCGGGTCAGGTCGCGGGCGTGTTGAAAGACCTTGAACAGATTTCGGCCAAGCTGAACACAATCGTCACCAAGATCGAGCGCGAAGGCGTGGTCGACCAGTTGATCGGCGCCATCGCCAGCGTCGAGACAGCGGCCAACAGTCTGCCCGAAATCGTAGATCAGGCCAGCGCCATTCTGGATGACGCGGGCGAAGTGTCACTGAAGACGCTGGCAGACCGCACGTCAGCCCTGCTGGCATCGGCGGATGCACTGGTCAACCAACCCTCGACCCGCGCCCTGCCGCAAGAACTGAACGACGCGCTAGAGCAGTTGACCCTGACGCTGGAAGAGTTGCGCGAGGGCGGTCTTGTGGACAGTGCCAACGCCACACTTGCCTCCACACGTGATGCGGCCTCGGCGGTGGAAGAGGCCACCAAACTGCTGCCGGACATTGCAACACAGCTGCGCAACGTGGCCAATCAGGCTGGCGCCACTCTCAGCAACTACGGACGCGAATCAGCATTCTCGCGCGAAACCAGTGCGGCGCTGCGCCAGATCGAGGCGGCTGCCTCGGCCATCGAACGACTGGCGCGTGCCATCGAACGCAATCCAAACTCGCTTATTCTGGGACGGTAA
- a CDS encoding paraquat-inducible protein A, whose product MEIARVGRRLTAREAGLVACRRCARVWPMGQARCERCGSRLVSRDTKSLQKVWAWWIAGLIAYIPANIYPMLKTNTLVSHTENTIVGGAVDLARHGSYGVAAIILIASVLIPVGKFLAIAFLAITAQRGTQVTPRARTHMYEIVEFIGRWSMIDVFVVAILSSLVQLSVVASIRPGPAAMTFALSVICTMLSAQAFDPRLIWDAMRRNQPRKTP is encoded by the coding sequence ATGGAAATCGCTCGAGTTGGAAGAAGACTGACGGCGCGCGAAGCAGGCCTTGTGGCCTGCCGCCGCTGCGCGCGGGTCTGGCCGATGGGTCAGGCGCGCTGCGAGCGTTGTGGCAGCCGCCTTGTTTCGCGCGACACCAAGAGCCTGCAAAAGGTCTGGGCGTGGTGGATTGCGGGGCTGATCGCCTATATTCCTGCCAATATCTATCCGATGCTCAAGACCAACACGCTGGTCTCGCACACCGAAAACACCATTGTCGGCGGCGCGGTCGACCTTGCCCGTCACGGCAGCTATGGTGTGGCGGCAATCATCCTGATCGCAAGTGTTCTGATACCAGTGGGCAAATTTCTGGCCATCGCTTTTCTGGCCATCACGGCACAGCGTGGCACCCAAGTGACGCCGCGCGCGCGGACACATATGTACGAGATCGTCGAATTCATCGGGCGCTGGTCGATGATCGACGTCTTCGTGGTGGCGATCCTGTCGTCTCTTGTTCAGCTATCTGTCGTAGCCTCGATCCGTCCGGGCCCAGCGGCGATGACCTTTGCATTGTCTGTCATTTGCACCATGCTCTCAGCCCAAGCTTTTGATCCCCGACTGATTTGGGACGCCATGCGCCGCAACCAACCCCGAAAGACCCCCTGA
- a CDS encoding paraquat-inducible protein A has protein sequence MSTDTIAQTAPAAAAIEDLIACPHCDALYLAQMPQHGGRAICTFCHTVLIAPRRKAGKKMIALTLSVMILVVAALFFPFLDINASGFGNSTSILDAASSFRSGYMVFLSFLVASAIIFVPLLRTVLILYVLVPVVRDRPALPHARRAFRWSQELKPWAMAEIFAIGCAVALVKVQSLAHIGFGPAFWMFAVLVILVLINDNYLCTWSVWKSLELEED, from the coding sequence ATGTCGACTGACACAATTGCACAGACCGCGCCCGCTGCTGCGGCGATCGAGGATTTGATTGCCTGCCCGCATTGCGATGCGCTTTATCTGGCGCAGATGCCGCAACATGGCGGGCGGGCGATCTGCACCTTTTGCCACACGGTCCTGATTGCCCCGCGCCGAAAGGCGGGCAAAAAGATGATCGCGCTGACACTGTCGGTGATGATCCTTGTGGTAGCGGCCCTGTTTTTTCCGTTTCTCGACATCAATGCCAGCGGCTTTGGAAATTCGACCTCGATCCTTGATGCGGCGTCAAGCTTTCGGTCGGGTTACATGGTCTTTCTGTCATTTCTGGTGGCGTCTGCGATCATCTTTGTGCCGCTGTTGCGCACCGTACTGATCCTCTATGTGCTGGTGCCCGTCGTGCGCGACCGCCCCGCCCTGCCCCATGCCCGACGCGCATTTCGCTGGTCGCAGGAACTCAAACCCTGGGCTATGGCCGAAATTTTTGCCATCGGCTGCGCCGTGGCGCTGGTCAAGGTTCAATCTCTTGCGCATATCGGCTTTGGCCCCGCGTTCTGGATGTTTGCCGTTTTGGTCATCCTTGTTCTTATTAACGATAACTACTTGTGTACGTGGTCTGTATGGAAATCGCTCGAGTTGGAAGAAGACTGA
- a CDS encoding DUF2474 family protein, whose product MPPRLRRIAWFIVIWLASVAALTVVAMLIRSVI is encoded by the coding sequence ATGCCGCCCCGCCTGCGTCGCATCGCATGGTTTATCGTCATCTGGCTGGCCAGCGTCGCGGCGCTGACGGTGGTGGCGATGCTGATACGGTCGGTGATCTAG
- the cydB gene encoding cytochrome d ubiquinol oxidase subunit II, whose product MFELSFIWAGIIAFAVLVYVILDGFDLGVGILFPFARSERDRATMMNSIAPIWDGNETWLVLGGGGLFAVFPLAYAIVMPALYMPIILMLLALIFRGVAFEYRWRGERWKHIWDHAFFGGSIVAAFTQGIALGALVQGIEVEGRAYSGAWWDWLTMFSLLTGAAVVVGYALLGACWLNMKTIGDLQVQMRGYAKPLAAATLGFIGLASLLTPFQDVEYFHRWFDMPGVLFSVIVPAALLACAWALFTGLRDAKDVQPFLAALGLFVLCFVGIGISFYPNIVPPNLTIAEAAAPDSSLWFALVGTVVLVPLILIYTAYAYWVFRGKVDPDEGYH is encoded by the coding sequence ATGTTTGAGCTGTCTTTCATCTGGGCGGGCATCATCGCCTTTGCGGTATTGGTCTATGTCATCCTCGACGGCTTTGACCTTGGAGTTGGTATCCTGTTTCCCTTCGCGCGGTCGGAACGGGACCGCGCAACCATGATGAATTCGATCGCCCCGATCTGGGACGGCAACGAAACATGGCTGGTGCTGGGCGGTGGCGGGCTGTTTGCGGTGTTTCCGCTGGCCTATGCGATCGTGATGCCAGCCCTTTACATGCCGATCATCCTGATGCTGCTGGCGCTGATCTTTCGCGGTGTGGCGTTTGAATACCGCTGGCGTGGCGAGCGGTGGAAACACATCTGGGATCACGCCTTCTTTGGCGGCTCGATTGTCGCCGCGTTCACACAGGGCATCGCATTGGGCGCATTGGTTCAAGGCATCGAAGTCGAAGGCCGCGCCTATTCCGGCGCATGGTGGGACTGGCTGACCATGTTCTCGCTGCTGACTGGCGCGGCGGTTGTGGTGGGCTATGCGTTGCTGGGCGCGTGCTGGCTGAACATGAAAACCATTGGCGACCTGCAAGTGCAAATGCGCGGCTATGCCAAACCGTTGGCGGCGGCCACGCTGGGCTTTATCGGGCTGGCCAGCCTGCTGACCCCCTTTCAGGACGTCGAGTATTTCCACCGCTGGTTCGACATGCCGGGCGTGCTGTTCAGCGTGATTGTGCCCGCAGCCCTTCTGGCTTGCGCATGGGCGCTGTTCACCGGTCTGCGCGATGCAAAGGATGTGCAACCGTTTCTGGCCGCGCTGGGGCTGTTCGTACTGTGCTTTGTCGGTATCGGCATCAGCTTTTACCCCAACATCGTCCCCCCCAACCTGACAATCGCAGAAGCGGCAGCCCCCGATTCCAGCCTGTGGTTCGCACTGGTGGGCACTGTGGTTCTGGTGCCGCTGATCCTGATCTATACCGCCTATGCCTATTGGGTGTTCCGCGGCAAGGTCGATCCCGACGAAGGCTATCACTGA
- a CDS encoding cytochrome ubiquinol oxidase subunit I: MFDGLTAETLARMQFAFTVSFHIIFPAFSIGLASYLAVLNGLWLRTRDRTYLHLFDYWKKIFAVAFGMGVVSGIVMSYQFGTNWAVFSDKTGPVLGPLMAYEVLSAFFLEAGFLGIMLFGRKRVGNSLHMLATGMVAFGTLISATWILSVNSWMQTPAGFAMNDLGQFVPEDWWQIVFNPSFPYRLVHMVLAAFLTTALVVGATGALHLLRDRQDKAARRMFSMAMWMLTLVAPLQIFAGDAHGLNTLEHQPAKVMAMEGHYDSHPEGAPLILFGIPNAAEKRIDYAVEIPKLSSLILKHDLNAPLDGLDTIPDEDEPPVWIVFWSFRVMVALGFAMLGLGIWSLWRRVRGRLYDAPWLHRAAVAMGPAGFVAVLAGWITTEVGRQPFTVYGLLRTSDSLSPVDAPAVATSLVAFIMVYFFIFGAGTLYLLAMMNKGVNVVNHDLQSGPIRTAGLTPSQQADDEIETQKDETNV; encoded by the coding sequence ATGTTTGATGGACTGACAGCCGAAACGCTTGCGCGGATGCAATTTGCATTCACGGTTTCGTTCCATATCATTTTTCCGGCCTTTTCGATTGGACTGGCCAGCTATCTGGCGGTGCTGAACGGCCTGTGGCTGCGCACCAGAGACCGGACCTATCTGCATCTGTTCGACTACTGGAAAAAAATCTTTGCCGTGGCATTCGGCATGGGCGTCGTCTCGGGAATCGTCATGTCCTATCAGTTCGGCACCAACTGGGCGGTGTTCTCGGACAAGACCGGGCCGGTGCTGGGGCCGCTTATGGCCTATGAGGTGCTCTCGGCATTCTTCCTCGAAGCGGGTTTTCTGGGCATCATGCTGTTTGGCCGCAAACGGGTGGGCAACAGCCTGCATATGCTCGCAACCGGTATGGTGGCCTTTGGCACGCTGATTTCGGCCACATGGATTTTGTCTGTGAACTCGTGGATGCAGACACCCGCAGGCTTTGCCATGAACGATCTGGGGCAATTCGTGCCCGAGGACTGGTGGCAAATCGTCTTTAACCCCTCGTTCCCCTATCGCCTGGTGCATATGGTGCTGGCGGCATTTCTGACCACGGCGCTGGTTGTGGGGGCCACGGGTGCCCTGCATCTGCTGCGCGACCGTCAGGACAAAGCCGCACGGCGCATGTTCTCGATGGCGATGTGGATGCTGACACTGGTTGCACCCTTGCAAATCTTTGCAGGTGACGCCCACGGGCTGAACACGCTGGAACACCAGCCAGCCAAGGTGATGGCGATGGAAGGCCACTATGACAGCCACCCCGAAGGCGCACCGCTGATCCTGTTCGGCATTCCCAATGCTGCGGAAAAGCGCATTGATTACGCCGTTGAAATCCCAAAACTTTCCAGCCTGATCCTGAAACACGACCTGAACGCACCGCTGGATGGTCTGGATACAATCCCGGACGAGGACGAACCGCCCGTGTGGATCGTGTTCTGGAGCTTTCGCGTGATGGTCGCCTTGGGCTTTGCCATGTTGGGACTGGGCATATGGAGCCTGTGGCGGCGGGTGCGCGGGCGTCTTTATGACGCGCCGTGGCTGCACCGCGCAGCGGTCGCAATGGGGCCTGCGGGCTTTGTGGCCGTGCTGGCGGGCTGGATCACCACCGAAGTCGGCCGCCAACCCTTTACCGTTTACGGGCTTCTGCGCACCTCCGACAGTCTGTCACCTGTCGACGCGCCTGCGGTCGCGACTTCTCTGGTGGCCTTTATCATGGTCTATTTCTTCATCTTCGGAGCGGGCACATTGTACCTGCTGGCGATGATGAACAAGGGCGTCAATGTGGTGAACCACGACCTGCAAAGCGGCCCGATCCGCACCGCAGGCCTTACGCCCTCGCAACAGGCGGACGACGAAATAGAGACACAGAAGGACGAAACCAATGTTTGA
- a CDS encoding heme ABC transporter ATP-binding protein has protein sequence MLHAKDIFVSYGAQNVLHGLTLTAQAGTLTAIVGPNGSGKTTLMRALTGEAGYKGTITLGDTDIATAKPYDLAAQRAVLPQATPLAFPFQAVEVVRLGLRGGIETADHLALTALARVGLDGYANRFYQELSGGEQQRVQLARVLCQVWRPVVDGTPRWLFLDEPVSSLDIGHQLTVMHIARDFARAGGGVVAVMHDLNLSAMFAHQVVLMQGGRIIGHGTPTEVLTDAQVSLAYGCDIRTSSAPTDGGWFMLPQSAGGADAAPTKRSA, from the coding sequence ATGCTGCACGCGAAAGACATCTTTGTAAGCTATGGTGCCCAAAACGTGCTGCACGGGCTGACCCTGACCGCGCAGGCAGGCACTCTGACTGCCATCGTCGGCCCCAACGGGTCGGGTAAAACCACGCTGATGCGCGCGCTGACCGGCGAGGCGGGCTACAAGGGTACCATCACGCTGGGCGACACCGACATCGCCACGGCCAAGCCCTATGATCTGGCCGCCCAGCGCGCGGTGCTGCCACAGGCGACGCCGCTGGCCTTTCCCTTTCAAGCTGTCGAAGTTGTCCGTCTGGGCCTGCGTGGCGGCATCGAAACCGCCGATCATCTGGCGCTGACTGCTTTAGCGCGTGTCGGGCTGGACGGCTATGCCAACCGCTTTTACCAAGAGCTTTCGGGCGGCGAGCAGCAGCGGGTGCAACTGGCCCGCGTACTGTGTCAGGTCTGGCGGCCCGTGGTCGACGGCACCCCGCGCTGGCTGTTTCTGGACGAACCTGTATCCAGCCTTGATATCGGCCACCAACTGACCGTAATGCACATCGCCCGCGATTTCGCCCGAGCGGGCGGCGGCGTGGTGGCAGTGATGCACGATCTGAACCTGAGCGCGATGTTCGCCCATCAGGTCGTGCTGATGCAGGGCGGGCGGATCATCGGCCACGGCACCCCCACCGAGGTACTGACCGACGCGCAGGTGTCGCTCGCCTATGGCTGCGACATCCGCACCAGCAGTGCGCCCACCGACGGCGGCTGGTTCATGTTGCCCCAATCGGCTGGCGGTGCAGATGCGGCACCGACAAAGCGGTCTGCATAA
- a CDS encoding FecCD family ABC transporter permease: protein MMASDTAALPFVDRRNTARRAHIWLGALLVLVSLASLAVGASGTSLWGALMKLAQGEALTLTERVVLWDIRAPRLVMGICVGSALAVSGAVMQGLFRNPLADPGILGVTSGASLGAVTIIVLGAALPAVVQTTLGAGLLPVAAFLGAWGSMLLLYRVSTRAGRTSVATMLLAGIALGALFAAFSGVLIFLANDMQLRELTFWSLGSLAGASWLKLSVAGPVILVSVALACTLGRGLNALALGEAAAHHMGVPVERTKAVAILAVSAATGTAVAISGGIGFIGIVVPHLLRLATGPDHRGLLVNAGLLGASLLLVADMVARVVVAPAELPIGILTALLGSPVFLWILLRKRGLVDM from the coding sequence ATGATGGCCAGCGACACCGCCGCCCTGCCCTTTGTTGACAGGCGCAACACTGCGCGGCGCGCCCACATCTGGCTGGGCGCGCTTCTGGTGCTGGTGTCGCTGGCCAGCCTTGCGGTGGGCGCGTCCGGCACATCGCTTTGGGGAGCTTTGATGAAGCTGGCACAAGGCGAGGCCCTGACCCTGACCGAACGGGTGGTCCTGTGGGACATTCGCGCGCCACGTCTGGTCATGGGGATCTGCGTGGGCAGTGCGCTGGCGGTGTCGGGCGCTGTGATGCAAGGATTGTTTCGCAATCCACTGGCCGATCCGGGTATTCTGGGTGTCACTTCCGGCGCGTCTTTGGGGGCAGTGACGATCATCGTTCTGGGTGCAGCCCTGCCTGCAGTGGTGCAAACCACGCTGGGTGCGGGGCTGTTGCCGGTGGCGGCATTTCTGGGCGCGTGGGGGTCGATGTTGCTGCTGTACCGCGTCTCGACCCGCGCGGGGCGCACGTCGGTGGCGACAATGCTGCTGGCAGGGATCGCTTTGGGCGCACTGTTCGCCGCCTTCTCCGGTGTGCTGATTTTTCTGGCCAATGACATGCAACTGCGCGAGTTGACCTTTTGGTCGCTCGGCTCGCTCGCGGGTGCATCATGGCTGAAGCTGAGCGTTGCGGGGCCCGTGATACTGGTGTCCGTCGCCTTGGCCTGCACCTTGGGGCGCGGGCTGAACGCGTTGGCCTTGGGCGAGGCTGCGGCGCACCACATGGGTGTTCCGGTCGAACGGACCAAGGCGGTGGCCATTCTGGCTGTCTCGGCGGCAACCGGCACCGCCGTCGCCATTTCGGGCGGGATCGGTTTTATCGGCATCGTGGTGCCGCATCTGCTGCGGCTGGCCACGGGGCCGGACCATCGCGGATTGCTGGTCAACGCGGGCCTTTTGGGCGCTTCACTGCTGTTGGTGGCGGATATGGTGGCGCGGGTGGTTGTGGCCCCTGCGGAACTGCCCATCGGCATTCTGACCGCCCTGCTGGGATCGCCGGTTTTCTTGTGGATATTGCTGCGCAAACGCGGATTGGTGGACATGTGA
- a CDS encoding heme/hemin ABC transporter substrate-binding protein, with protein MKRRTLMQGLAKTAVACALPLAALAQAYDTSRIVTIGGATTEIVFALGEADRLVARDSTSLHPPAAQDLPDIGYMRALAAEGVLSVQPTLILTEPGAGPPETISVLEAAALPLVVVPAPYSAEGILTKITAIGDALGVPDKAQTLADQVRAELDDVAAQVANDTDAPKRVLFVLSTQGGRIMASGTNTAADGIITLAGGINAIDQFEGYRQLTAEAISTAAPDVVLMMDREGDHSSTAETLFTMPEMSTTPAAQTGALVKMDGLLLLGFGPRTPKAAQALHDVLQEQS; from the coding sequence ATGAAACGCAGAACCCTGATGCAAGGGCTGGCAAAAACAGCGGTGGCCTGTGCGCTGCCGCTGGCGGCACTGGCCCAAGCCTATGATACCAGCCGCATCGTGACCATCGGCGGAGCGACCACCGAAATCGTCTTTGCCTTGGGTGAAGCTGACCGGTTGGTGGCGCGTGACAGCACTTCTCTTCATCCGCCCGCCGCGCAGGATTTGCCAGATATCGGCTATATGCGCGCCTTGGCCGCCGAAGGCGTGCTGAGCGTTCAGCCCACGCTGATCCTGACCGAACCGGGTGCCGGCCCACCCGAAACCATATCGGTGCTGGAAGCTGCGGCCCTGCCGTTGGTGGTGGTGCCCGCCCCCTACTCTGCCGAAGGGATCCTGACCAAGATCACGGCCATCGGTGACGCGCTGGGGGTGCCTGACAAGGCACAGACGCTGGCCGATCAGGTGCGCGCCGAGCTGGATGATGTGGCGGCACAGGTTGCCAACGATACTGACGCGCCGAAACGGGTTCTATTTGTTCTCAGCACCCAAGGCGGGCGCATCATGGCATCGGGGACAAACACTGCGGCGGATGGGATCATCACGCTTGCGGGCGGGATCAACGCCATCGACCAGTTCGAAGGATACCGCCAACTGACCGCCGAGGCGATTTCGACAGCGGCCCCCGACGTGGTGCTGATGATGGACCGCGAGGGCGATCATTCCAGCACCGCCGAAACGCTGTTCACGATGCCCGAAATGTCCACCACACCTGCCGCCCAAACCGGCGCGCTGGTCAAAATGGACGGGCTGTTGCTGCTGGGCTTTGGTCCACGCACACCGAAAGCGGCACAGGCACTGCATGACGTGTTGCAGGAGCAAAGCTGA
- a CDS encoding hemin-degrading factor: MGQTTIPSADTIRAARIEHANLRERDLADKLGITEAQLIAAHTGQGVTHIAPHPDNIMQIASQLGEVMALTRNISCVNEKVGSYANYQSGAHAAMVLNDKIDLRMFPAHWRHAFMVEKETDTGLRRSLQVFDAAGDAVHKIFLRDDNHISDWDAAKASAALPDQPTHLKLDERTPPEAAKPNPEKLEVLQSEWSKMTDTHQFMRLTSKLRMNRLGAYRIVGAPFVRPLATSAIDRMLNNVQAAGIQVMVFVGNRGCIQIHTGPIEQLKPMGPWQNVLDPGFNLHLRLDHVAEVYAVDKPTQRGKAVSVEAFDADGALILQVFGVRKEDYDSRPAWRDIVDNLPALELEAAK, encoded by the coding sequence ATGGGCCAGACCACCATACCATCCGCAGATACCATCCGTGCCGCACGAATAGAGCACGCCAATCTGCGTGAACGCGATCTTGCCGACAAACTGGGCATCACCGAGGCACAGCTGATCGCCGCACACACAGGACAGGGCGTCACCCACATCGCGCCACATCCCGACAACATCATGCAGATTGCCAGCCAGTTGGGCGAAGTTATGGCGCTGACGCGCAATATCTCTTGCGTGAACGAAAAGGTCGGCAGCTATGCCAACTACCAATCCGGCGCACATGCCGCGATGGTGCTGAATGACAAGATTGACCTGCGCATGTTCCCTGCGCACTGGCGTCATGCGTTTATGGTGGAAAAAGAAACCGACACGGGGCTGCGTCGCAGTCTGCAAGTGTTTGACGCAGCGGGTGACGCGGTTCACAAGATTTTCCTGCGCGACGACAACCACATTTCCGACTGGGACGCCGCCAAAGCATCGGCCGCCCTGCCCGATCAGCCAACCCATCTGAAACTGGACGAGCGCACCCCCCCCGAAGCCGCCAAACCCAACCCCGAAAAGCTGGAGGTGCTGCAATCGGAATGGTCCAAGATGACCGACACCCACCAATTCATGCGCCTGACGTCAAAGCTGCGGATGAACCGCTTGGGCGCCTACCGCATCGTTGGTGCCCCCTTCGTGCGTCCTCTGGCGACGTCGGCGATTGACCGGATGCTGAACAATGTTCAGGCGGCGGGCATTCAGGTGATGGTCTTTGTCGGCAACCGTGGCTGCATCCAGATCCACACCGGACCCATCGAACAGTTGAAACCGATGGGTCCATGGCAGAATGTGCTGGACCCGGGATTCAACTTGCACCTGCGTCTGGATCACGTTGCAGAAGTTTATGCGGTCGACAAACCCACCCAGCGCGGCAAGGCCGTATCGGTTGAAGCCTTCGACGCGGATGGCGCATTGATCCTTCAGGTCTTTGGCGTGCGTAAAGAAGACTATGACAGCCGCCCCGCATGGCGTGACATCGTGGACAACCTGCCCGCGCTGGAGTTGGAGGCAGCGAAATGA